A genome region from Bemisia tabaci chromosome 3, PGI_BMITA_v3 includes the following:
- the LOC109029917 gene encoding zinc finger CCHC domain-containing protein 24 yields MNTNKPLGSGDGKTPYQGSSRCFGEYRCPKCRRVWMSSNSWANMGQECQSCKINVYPHKQKPLQKPEGLDKSDLNKAHPQELCEKCKQLGHYCRQRYYKRW; encoded by the exons ATGAATACG AACAAACCATTGGGTTCCGGTGACGGGAAGACGCCGTACCAAGGGAGCTCCCGATGTTTCGGCGAGTACCGGTGTCCGAAGTGTCGCCGCGTTTGGATGTCGAGCAACAGCTGGGCCAACATGGGCCAAGAATGTCAGAGTTGCAAAATCAACGTCTACCCGCACAAGCAGAAGCCCTTGCAGAAACCGGAGGGCCTCGACAAGTCCGACTTGAACAAAGCTCATCCCCAAGAGCTCTGTGAGAAGTGTAAGCAGTTGGGTCACTACTGCCGTCAACGGTACTACAAACGCTGGTGA